The following are encoded together in the Pedobacter steynii genome:
- a CDS encoding glycoside hydrolase family 130 protein → MAKASLDYQNKNIMKDLAKRFPQNPLLMPKDLVASRHELQIISLLNPGVFRFQGKIWLLVRVAESIAQKEGVIFFPVMNEMGQMEIIEVPLNDPDLVATDARIVNYKGLDYLTTVSHLRLLVSTDGIHFSEPETCEAALFGCGELERYGIEDCRVSQIGEDYYLTYTAVSENGVGVGLRVTRDWRQFEFKGMILPPHNKDVAIFETQIASKFYALHRPSSKEIGGNYIWLSESPDGLHWGNHKCLIKSRPGFWDSERVGAGAAPIRTPYGWLEIYHGANAAQQYCLGAFLMQLEDPAIVIARTNDPIMVPTEKYELSGFFGYVVFTNGHVVDGDQLTVYYGAADEFVCGAYFSINKILRAMGFGPLL, encoded by the coding sequence ATGGCGAAAGCATCATTGGATTATCAGAATAAGAACATAATGAAAGATCTGGCTAAACGTTTTCCCCAAAATCCGTTGCTGATGCCGAAAGATCTGGTCGCCAGCCGCCATGAATTGCAGATCATCAGCCTGCTGAACCCGGGTGTGTTCCGTTTTCAAGGTAAAATATGGCTGCTGGTAAGGGTGGCGGAAAGTATTGCTCAAAAAGAAGGGGTAATCTTTTTTCCGGTCATGAATGAAATGGGCCAAATGGAAATTATAGAGGTGCCGCTAAATGATCCCGACCTGGTAGCTACGGACGCGCGGATTGTAAATTATAAAGGACTGGATTATCTGACTACTGTTTCTCATCTGCGCCTTTTGGTAAGTACAGATGGAATCCATTTTTCTGAACCGGAAACCTGCGAGGCTGCCTTATTTGGTTGCGGAGAGCTAGAACGTTATGGTATAGAGGATTGTCGGGTGAGCCAGATCGGAGAGGATTACTACCTGACTTATACGGCTGTATCTGAGAACGGAGTTGGGGTAGGACTAAGAGTCACCCGGGATTGGCGTCAATTTGAATTTAAAGGTATGATCCTGCCACCTCACAATAAGGATGTAGCAATTTTTGAAACGCAGATTGCGAGTAAATTTTATGCCTTACACAGGCCCAGCAGTAAGGAAATTGGCGGCAATTACATCTGGCTTTCAGAGTCGCCGGACGGTTTGCACTGGGGTAATCATAAATGCCTGATTAAATCGCGTCCGGGATTTTGGGATAGTGAAAGGGTCGGTGCCGGAGCAGCACCAATCCGAACGCCGTACGGCTGGCTGGAAATTTATCATGGAGCCAATGCAGCACAGCAATATTGTCTGGGTGCGTTTTTAATGCAGCTGGAAGATCCAGCAATTGTCATTGCAAGAACCAATGATCCGATCATGGTGCCTACCGAAAAATATGAGCTGAGCGGTTTTTTTGGCTATGTGGTCTTTACAAATGGACATGTGGTGGACGGTGATCAGTTAACTGTTTATTACGGTGCCGCTGATGAGTTTGTTTGCGGAGCCTATTTTTCAATCAACAAAATCTTAAGGGCAATGGGCTTTGGACCATTGCTATAA
- a CDS encoding FAD-dependent oxidoreductase yields MMMENNKDSSFLRDSVSKSVWQGTANFNGVKQATGVLESGKIYDCLIVGAGITGITTALLLQRSGLSCVIAEAQEPGFGTTGGTSSHLNTFFDATYPEVESDFGEESAKLLARGGKEAFSMIEGFVRTLKIDAELEGKSAWLYAENEKESKQLQKILEASQRAGVSVEPDGENLVPVPFDSVICFKGQGQFHPLKYIHGLLEEFIKLGGVLVNHTLIRESSFEDGIYTANSDSVSIRAKKLFYATHIPPGVNLMSLRNAPYRSYVLGLKLKDENYPDGLAYDMQEPYHYFRTHTIDGQPYLIVGGEDHKTGHGDPELAFRELEEYVRQYYEVESVSYRWSAQYYIPVDGLPYIGQLPGAAEGTYIATGFNGNGMMFGTLSAKIIADLVLGNENEYTSLFSPSRMKPVAGFTEFVKENADVAWHFIADRFSAGQLPALSDLQSGEGRIVDFEGKKIAIYKDESGKVTALNPICTHAGCTVQFNTAEQSWDCPCHGGRFDVLGKVLNGPPTKDLEMVLISYDRKS; encoded by the coding sequence ATGATGATGGAAAACAATAAAGATAGTTCTTTTTTGAGAGATAGTGTCAGTAAGAGTGTCTGGCAGGGAACTGCGAATTTTAACGGGGTTAAGCAAGCTACCGGTGTGCTGGAATCCGGCAAAATATATGATTGTCTGATTGTTGGCGCGGGAATTACCGGGATTACAACAGCTTTACTATTGCAGCGTTCGGGATTATCATGCGTGATTGCGGAGGCTCAGGAACCGGGGTTTGGAACAACTGGCGGTACTTCCTCGCATTTGAACACTTTCTTTGATGCTACTTATCCTGAAGTGGAAAGTGACTTCGGGGAGGAATCGGCTAAACTGCTCGCCCGTGGAGGGAAGGAGGCTTTTAGTATGATTGAGGGGTTTGTCAGAACGCTAAAAATAGATGCTGAGCTGGAAGGTAAGTCGGCATGGCTTTATGCGGAAAATGAGAAAGAAAGTAAACAGTTACAAAAGATCCTGGAGGCTTCCCAGCGCGCTGGGGTTTCTGTGGAACCTGATGGTGAAAACTTGGTGCCCGTTCCTTTTGACTCAGTGATCTGTTTCAAGGGACAGGGGCAGTTTCACCCTCTAAAATATATCCATGGATTGTTGGAAGAATTTATTAAGCTCGGGGGTGTACTGGTGAATCATACTTTAATTCGGGAGAGTAGTTTTGAAGACGGTATCTATACCGCAAATTCTGATTCAGTCTCTATCCGCGCGAAGAAGCTGTTTTATGCTACACATATTCCACCAGGAGTAAATCTGATGAGTTTGAGGAATGCTCCTTACCGTAGTTATGTGCTCGGCCTGAAATTGAAGGATGAGAATTATCCCGATGGCCTGGCTTATGATATGCAGGAGCCTTATCATTATTTCCGTACGCATACGATAGACGGACAACCCTATTTGATTGTAGGCGGTGAAGATCATAAGACCGGTCATGGTGATCCGGAGTTGGCTTTTCGGGAGCTGGAAGAGTATGTACGTCAATATTATGAAGTGGAATCAGTTTCTTACCGCTGGTCTGCGCAGTATTATATTCCCGTGGATGGATTGCCCTATATCGGACAACTACCTGGTGCTGCTGAAGGTACCTATATCGCTACCGGTTTTAATGGAAACGGGATGATGTTTGGTACGCTATCAGCGAAGATCATTGCTGATCTGGTTCTGGGAAATGAAAACGAGTATACCAGTTTATTTAGTCCATCCCGTATGAAACCTGTAGCGGGTTTTACTGAATTTGTGAAGGAAAATGCGGATGTGGCCTGGCATTTTATTGCCGACCGGTTTTCCGCCGGGCAGCTGCCGGCCTTGAGCGACCTACAATCTGGCGAGGGAAGAATAGTGGACTTTGAAGGCAAAAAAATAGCGATTTACAAGGATGAGTCTGGAAAAGTAACTGCTTTAAATCCGATATGTACACATGCTGGCTGCACCGTTCAGTTTAATACTGCTGAGCAAAGCTGGGACTGTCCTTGCCATGGAGGGAGGTTCGATGTTTTAGGAAAGGTACTCAATGGTCCGCCTACTAAAGATCTGGAAATGGTGTTGATCAGTTATGACCGGAAGTCTTAA
- a CDS encoding response regulator — protein MVKILLVEDNEVIRATISDLIGMEDNFSVEGQAANGKIALALIQDGLTVDIVITDLNMPEMDGIELTQNIIAMNKDIKVIILTMHDKQTYLDRAFAAGAKGYLLKNGDMDELYSAIEKVYNGESIIGLSE, from the coding sequence ATGGTGAAGATATTACTAGTCGAAGATAATGAAGTCATCAGGGCAACCATATCCGATTTAATCGGAATGGAAGACAATTTTAGCGTGGAAGGACAGGCTGCTAACGGGAAAATTGCTCTGGCGCTCATCCAGGACGGTTTGACTGTCGACATTGTCATTACGGATCTCAATATGCCTGAAATGGATGGGATTGAACTCACACAAAATATTATAGCCATGAATAAGGATATTAAAGTAATTATTTTGACGATGCATGATAAACAAACCTATCTGGACCGGGCTTTTGCTGCCGGTGCCAAAGGATATCTGCTTAAAAATGGAGACATGGACGAACTTTATTCGGCAATTGAGAAGGTGTATAATGGCGAAAGCATCATTGGATTATCAGAATAA
- a CDS encoding DUF6766 family protein encodes MKTKSNRNFFYRNGLTAVFLTLFIITLAAQALTGWNKHNQDLQEDDAPEIGFSTYLQSGHFISATFENFESEFLQMALYVLLTISLRQVGSAESKKLDEPEEVDREPKPSKDAPWAVRKGGWILKLYSNSLSICFAILFLGSWALHLYGSWQNHNIEQLAKHLPKESISAYLGQAEFWFETFQNWQSEFLSVASIVFLSIYLRQKGSPESKPVDASHMETGK; translated from the coding sequence ATGAAAACAAAATCTAATCGTAATTTTTTTTACAGAAACGGATTGACCGCCGTATTCCTCACCTTATTTATAATTACTCTGGCTGCTCAGGCTTTAACAGGCTGGAATAAGCACAATCAGGATCTACAGGAAGACGATGCCCCGGAAATCGGATTCAGCACTTATCTTCAAAGCGGACATTTCATTTCCGCCACCTTCGAAAACTTTGAAAGTGAATTTCTCCAAATGGCCTTATACGTCTTACTTACTATTTCCCTGCGCCAGGTCGGATCGGCAGAATCCAAGAAACTGGATGAGCCCGAAGAAGTAGACCGTGAGCCTAAACCCTCCAAAGACGCCCCCTGGGCGGTACGGAAAGGAGGATGGATATTAAAACTATACAGCAACTCACTCTCCATTTGTTTTGCCATCCTTTTCCTGGGTAGCTGGGCCCTGCACCTGTACGGTAGTTGGCAAAACCATAACATCGAACAGCTAGCTAAACACCTGCCCAAAGAAAGCATAAGTGCTTACCTGGGTCAAGCAGAATTTTGGTTCGAAACCTTTCAAAATTGGCAAAGTGAATTCCTATCAGTGGCTTCCATCGTCTTTCTGTCCATATACTTACGACAAAAAGGTTCGCCCGAGTCCAAGCCTGTGGATGCCTCGCATATGGAAACCGGAAAATAA
- a CDS encoding PAS domain-containing protein, with protein sequence MDISTEILDLIPLACCHFDRTSVLTYVNAQALHLFCKSHEECVGRKLSDIFPVSLAELCSSALDTALFQGIVAETDFISPVTDRWVRLTAAPGSNGVVMSFVDIHDLKFAEYADHQFKLLVTAGSNIVYRMSADWTRMYHLKGKNMLVDTEKVTGNWMDKYIPETDQLLVRACIAQAIESKSIFELEHQVIQADGSLGWIYSRAVPVFDSQDQITEWLGAVSDITMRKKGEHALRESQKSFKISAAKYLSLFNSIDQGFCVIKVLFDGNQKATDYQFLEINPAFEAQTGLKDIIGKYMRELAPDHEEHWFRNYGKVALDGMPIRFEAEAVALKRWFDVYAFAIDEPEKHHVAILFNDITARKEIEDKQTFLLKLSDALHPLADPKKTVSVAMQLLAVHLGLSRAQYYEIESKDEYLTSRGGYTDGKSLISKSLQVNEFGVDAKKTFLAGQTMSVRGIESLVGVPVVKDGRLVAVLGLYHKVSHDWSAHEIALAEETAQRTWAAFERAKIEEVLRKTELRLYTVLQQAPIAIAISGSSGEILFRNRVFDELWGRPAHETTARLYSDFYQGFHLDGKAIVSEDWPGSRAVLEGKVIDGEVLEIVRQNGEHIFCAFNAAPIRDEQGSITGGVVLFRDVSVERSVEAALRASEEKYRNELKKEVADRTRELQENYALLQTIYDTNLVGMSVFAPVRDNLEEIVDFQILMVNKLIVSATGRDDMVGKLYAELFPGVKQMGLFDLMVKTFKTGEHGKMEYHYAYDGIDRWYSTMFVKGEDILVSTNLDITERVKAEEERFRNYLLLQQSEDLAQAGSWDFDLLSGALSWSDGMYRLFNLQRGVEVRPEVYLDFATPECLPAAQRIVDHLRNGDRDFEETLEIQVNENATVLHIKANAVKNENGDSVRVLGVNMDITATRETERRLRLLEARQQQEIFQVTLNTQEQERRRVSESLHNGLGQLLYGTKLSLNYLTPETAIENTEKYIQAKHYTQDLLAEAIKETRRISHELMPTVLAEFGLKAAIKEVCSQLQSGVRFNCTVSLGDFKLDNYLELAVFRTVQELMINVVRHANASQATVIVNAKDNEVRVYVKDNGRGMAIKADGKQGIGLSSIRNKVELLKGTISIKGKSTSGTVVDVCFPIYNSNQIKKETHGEDITSRR encoded by the coding sequence ATGGATATTTCTACCGAAATTCTGGATCTTATTCCCCTGGCATGTTGTCACTTTGATCGGACTAGTGTTTTAACGTATGTTAATGCGCAGGCGTTACACCTTTTTTGCAAAAGCCATGAAGAGTGTGTCGGTAGAAAGCTCTCTGATATATTTCCGGTAAGTTTGGCTGAGCTATGTTCGAGCGCGCTGGATACCGCCTTGTTCCAGGGAATTGTAGCCGAAACGGATTTTATATCGCCCGTAACAGATCGATGGGTAAGACTAACAGCGGCTCCTGGAAGTAATGGAGTTGTAATGTCCTTTGTAGATATCCATGACCTTAAATTTGCTGAATACGCAGATCATCAGTTTAAGCTTCTTGTAACAGCCGGTTCTAATATCGTGTACCGGATGAGTGCGGATTGGACACGGATGTACCATCTGAAAGGCAAAAATATGCTTGTTGACACTGAAAAGGTCACTGGAAATTGGATGGATAAATATATTCCTGAAACGGACCAGCTTCTGGTCAGAGCATGCATCGCCCAGGCTATTGAATCCAAGAGTATTTTTGAGCTGGAGCATCAGGTCATACAAGCTGATGGATCCCTGGGATGGATTTATTCCCGTGCCGTTCCTGTTTTCGATAGCCAGGACCAGATTACAGAATGGCTGGGTGCAGTAAGTGATATTACCATGCGTAAGAAGGGCGAGCACGCTCTACGCGAATCACAGAAGAGCTTTAAAATTTCTGCTGCAAAATATCTTTCTCTATTTAATTCTATTGATCAGGGATTTTGTGTGATTAAAGTACTTTTTGATGGTAATCAAAAGGCTACAGATTATCAATTCCTTGAAATAAATCCCGCTTTTGAAGCCCAAACGGGTTTAAAAGACATAATTGGCAAATATATGCGGGAACTTGCTCCCGATCATGAAGAGCATTGGTTTCGTAACTATGGAAAAGTAGCACTAGATGGGATGCCAATACGTTTTGAGGCCGAAGCAGTAGCTTTAAAACGTTGGTTTGATGTTTATGCATTTGCAATTGATGAGCCGGAAAAACATCATGTAGCGATATTGTTTAATGACATTACGGCTAGAAAAGAAATAGAAGATAAGCAAACTTTTTTGCTCAAATTGAGTGACGCACTTCACCCTTTAGCAGATCCAAAAAAAACAGTGTCAGTTGCCATGCAGTTACTTGCCGTCCATCTTGGCTTATCGCGGGCACAATATTATGAAATAGAATCCAAGGATGAATACCTGACCTCCAGAGGTGGCTACACGGATGGTAAATCATTGATTAGCAAATCCCTGCAGGTGAATGAGTTTGGTGTTGATGCTAAAAAAACATTTCTTGCGGGTCAAACCATGAGCGTAAGAGGTATTGAATCATTAGTTGGTGTTCCCGTTGTTAAAGACGGTCGGCTTGTAGCTGTTCTTGGGCTTTATCACAAGGTTTCACATGACTGGTCGGCTCACGAGATTGCTCTTGCTGAAGAAACGGCCCAGCGTACCTGGGCAGCTTTCGAACGTGCTAAAATAGAAGAAGTGTTGCGTAAAACTGAATTGCGGCTTTATACTGTATTACAACAGGCTCCGATTGCAATAGCCATTTCTGGGTCCAGTGGTGAAATTTTGTTTCGCAATCGGGTATTTGATGAATTATGGGGCCGCCCGGCCCATGAAACCACTGCCAGATTGTATAGCGATTTTTATCAGGGATTTCATTTGGATGGGAAAGCTATTGTTTCTGAAGATTGGCCAGGATCGCGTGCAGTTCTGGAAGGAAAAGTAATTGATGGCGAGGTACTGGAAATTGTGCGCCAAAATGGGGAGCATATATTTTGCGCCTTTAATGCTGCCCCCATCCGGGATGAGCAGGGGAGTATCACCGGTGGGGTGGTGCTGTTTCGTGATGTTAGTGTAGAACGCAGTGTCGAAGCTGCTTTGCGTGCCAGCGAAGAGAAATACAGGAATGAACTGAAAAAGGAAGTTGCTGACCGCACACGGGAACTCCAGGAGAATTATGCTCTGTTGCAAACTATTTATGATACTAACCTGGTTGGTATGTCGGTCTTTGCGCCGGTAAGAGATAACCTTGAGGAGATTGTTGATTTTCAGATTCTTATGGTCAATAAACTGATCGTTAGTGCTACCGGACGTGATGATATGGTGGGAAAATTGTATGCTGAATTATTCCCTGGGGTAAAGCAAATGGGCCTTTTTGATTTGATGGTTAAAACTTTCAAAACGGGAGAACATGGAAAGATGGAGTACCACTATGCCTATGATGGTATTGACCGGTGGTATTCTACGATGTTTGTGAAAGGGGAGGATATTCTGGTCAGTACCAATCTTGATATCACCGAAAGGGTAAAAGCCGAAGAAGAGCGGTTCAGAAACTATTTGCTATTGCAGCAGTCCGAAGACCTGGCGCAAGCCGGGAGTTGGGACTTTGATTTGCTGAGCGGGGCACTTAGTTGGTCTGACGGCATGTACAGGCTTTTTAATTTGCAAAGAGGTGTTGAGGTTAGACCAGAAGTATACCTTGATTTTGCTACACCTGAATGCCTGCCTGCTGCACAGCGGATTGTAGACCACTTGCGTAATGGCGATCGGGATTTTGAGGAAACACTGGAGATTCAGGTTAATGAAAACGCTACTGTTTTACATATTAAAGCTAATGCAGTTAAAAATGAAAATGGAGATTCCGTGCGTGTGCTGGGTGTGAATATGGATATTACAGCAACTCGTGAAACCGAACGCAGGCTGCGACTTTTGGAAGCAAGGCAGCAGCAGGAGATTTTTCAGGTCACTTTGAATACCCAGGAACAAGAACGTCGGCGGGTTTCGGAGAGTTTGCATAATGGTCTTGGTCAGTTGTTGTATGGAACAAAACTGAGCTTAAATTACCTGACGCCTGAAACAGCCATTGAAAATACGGAAAAGTATATACAGGCCAAACATTATACTCAGGACTTATTAGCGGAAGCTATAAAAGAGACGCGCCGTATTTCTCATGAGCTTATGCCAACGGTTTTGGCTGAATTCGGACTGAAGGCTGCGATAAAAGAAGTTTGTAGTCAGTTACAGAGTGGTGTTCGGTTTAACTGTACGGTATCTTTAGGAGATTTTAAATTAGATAATTACCTGGAGCTTGCGGTTTTCAGAACAGTGCAGGAATTGATGATTAATGTGGTAAGACATGCAAATGCAAGCCAGGCTACAGTTATAGTAAATGCCAAAGATAACGAAGTAAGGGTTTATGTTAAAGATAATGGGCGGGGAATGGCGATTAAAGCCGATGGCAAGCAGGGAATCGGTCTCTCTTCTATCCGTAATAAAGTTGAGCTGCTCAAGGGAACGATTTCAATCAAAGGCAAGTCAACATCAGGCACTGTGGTGGATGTCTGTTTCCCAATTTATAATTCCAATCAAATAAAAAAAGAAACTCATGGTGAAGATATTACTAGTCGAAGATAA
- the ligD gene encoding DNA ligase D has protein sequence MSLEKYNKKRDFSKTAEPKAGKPKAEGKLLFVIQKHDASRLHYDFRLEMDGVLKSWAVPKGPSTDPENKRLAMMVEDHPFDYKNFEGIIPKGEYGGGTVIVWDEGTYEPLEKIKGKKAQEKHLLAQLKAGSLKIVLHGQKLKGEYALVKTQGMGENSWLMIKHRDDYASTTDIIKKDKSVLSKKSIEQMEKSSDKVWRNGHEEKLKKPAKAKAKVADEEVAANFTGNGDSESITSERLTPDVKTLLKRGKKSKIPIGMKPMLATLVDEPFDNPEWIYEVKWDGYRALGFSLKNGDVQLLSRNNKQFNEKFYPIFELMQSWKMDIAVDGEILVINDKGVSNFGHLQNWRSEADGELVYYVFDLIWYQGKDLTGLPLSDRQAILAEVLPQEDDRIRLSKVFKTKGTDFFQAATKMGLEGIIAKKADGQYLKNNRSSEWLKIKVHLRQEVVIAGFTKNEGTSKQFSSLLLGVYENGHLKYVGKVGTGFNDKDQKEMMAQFEPLVTGKTPFSEEPDVNKASRFRPNPPKAKATWLKPELVCEVAFAEITSDGVFRHPSFRGMRIDKKAKEVVRESAVETKAIMEMELPDDTETKPVQKDQHASAIRPPQSTGRKTLLNPKDETQVRKLNGHELKFTHLSKLYWPEDKVSKRDMFNYYYQVADYILPYLKDRPMSLNRFPGGIHGKSFYQKDVKGKAPDWTNTFPYTTSEGEHKEYLLGNDSAALLWMASLGCIEMNPWFSRSKSPDHPDYCVIDLDPDKNTFDEVIRVAQMVKEVCDQIEVPCYVKTSGSTGIHIYIPLAAKYTYDQSQMFAKIIVSLVHQQVPEFTSMERMIANRKGKMYLDFLQNRPGATIAGPYSLRPKPGATVSMPLDWEEVKPGMTMKDFTIFNALDRLKETGDLFKGILGNGIDLAKAINKAKEVFG, from the coding sequence ATGAGTCTTGAAAAATATAATAAAAAACGTGATTTTAGTAAGACAGCTGAACCTAAGGCGGGTAAACCGAAGGCTGAAGGTAAGTTGCTGTTTGTGATTCAAAAACATGACGCTTCGCGCCTGCATTATGACTTCCGGCTGGAAATGGATGGAGTGCTGAAGAGCTGGGCGGTGCCGAAAGGACCTTCTACTGATCCTGAAAATAAAAGATTGGCGATGATGGTGGAGGATCACCCGTTTGATTATAAGAATTTTGAAGGTATTATTCCTAAGGGAGAGTATGGTGGCGGTACAGTGATCGTCTGGGATGAAGGTACTTATGAACCTTTAGAAAAAATTAAAGGAAAAAAGGCACAGGAAAAGCATTTGCTGGCACAGCTAAAGGCCGGTTCACTGAAAATTGTGCTACATGGTCAGAAACTCAAAGGAGAATATGCCCTGGTCAAAACTCAGGGTATGGGCGAGAATAGCTGGCTGATGATCAAACATAGAGATGATTACGCATCAACTACTGACATCATAAAAAAAGATAAATCTGTACTTTCTAAAAAGAGCATCGAACAGATGGAAAAGAGCAGTGATAAGGTCTGGAGAAATGGCCATGAGGAGAAGCTGAAAAAGCCTGCGAAAGCCAAGGCAAAAGTGGCTGATGAAGAGGTTGCAGCAAATTTTACTGGAAATGGCGATAGCGAAAGTATTACATCTGAACGGCTAACCCCGGATGTAAAGACTTTGCTTAAAAGGGGTAAAAAATCCAAGATTCCAATTGGTATGAAACCTATGCTGGCTACTCTGGTAGACGAGCCTTTTGATAATCCTGAATGGATTTATGAAGTGAAATGGGATGGTTACCGGGCCTTAGGTTTTAGTTTGAAAAATGGTGACGTACAGCTGTTGTCCCGCAACAATAAGCAGTTTAATGAAAAATTCTATCCTATTTTTGAATTGATGCAAAGCTGGAAAATGGACATAGCGGTTGATGGCGAGATTCTCGTGATCAATGATAAGGGTGTTTCTAACTTCGGACATTTGCAAAATTGGAGAAGTGAGGCGGATGGGGAGCTGGTTTATTATGTATTTGATTTGATCTGGTACCAGGGGAAAGATTTAACCGGACTGCCACTATCGGATCGACAGGCGATCCTGGCAGAGGTATTGCCTCAGGAGGATGACAGAATTCGGTTGAGTAAGGTATTTAAGACTAAAGGAACTGATTTTTTCCAGGCCGCGACCAAAATGGGACTGGAAGGCATTATTGCGAAAAAAGCAGATGGCCAATATTTGAAAAATAACCGGTCGTCCGAATGGCTGAAGATCAAAGTGCATCTTCGGCAGGAAGTGGTCATCGCTGGTTTTACTAAAAATGAAGGCACATCCAAGCAGTTCAGTTCCTTGTTACTGGGTGTTTATGAAAATGGACACCTGAAGTATGTGGGGAAAGTAGGGACAGGGTTTAACGATAAAGATCAGAAAGAAATGATGGCACAGTTTGAGCCATTAGTCACCGGTAAAACACCTTTTTCTGAAGAGCCGGATGTGAATAAAGCATCACGTTTTCGTCCCAATCCACCAAAGGCTAAAGCAACCTGGCTGAAACCCGAGCTGGTGTGTGAAGTGGCTTTTGCAGAAATAACCAGTGATGGTGTATTCCGTCATCCCTCTTTTCGTGGAATGCGGATAGACAAAAAGGCGAAGGAGGTAGTTAGAGAGTCGGCTGTGGAAACTAAAGCCATCATGGAAATGGAATTGCCTGATGACACAGAAACTAAACCCGTTCAGAAGGATCAGCATGCTTCGGCGATCCGGCCACCGCAGTCTACGGGTCGTAAGACCCTGCTCAATCCCAAAGACGAGACACAGGTGCGAAAGCTGAACGGACATGAGCTGAAATTCACGCATTTGAGTAAACTTTACTGGCCGGAAGATAAAGTGAGTAAGCGTGATATGTTTAATTATTACTACCAGGTGGCAGATTATATTTTACCTTACCTGAAAGACAGGCCGATGTCACTTAACCGTTTTCCAGGAGGGATTCATGGAAAAAGTTTTTACCAGAAGGACGTTAAAGGTAAGGCACCGGACTGGACGAATACTTTTCCATATACCACTAGCGAGGGGGAACACAAGGAATATCTTTTGGGTAACGATAGTGCGGCCCTGCTATGGATGGCTTCACTGGGTTGTATAGAGATGAATCCCTGGTTCTCCAGGAGCAAATCACCCGATCATCCGGATTACTGTGTGATTGATTTGGATCCGGATAAGAATACTTTTGATGAGGTGATTCGTGTTGCACAGATGGTCAAAGAAGTCTGCGACCAGATTGAGGTCCCTTGTTATGTGAAAACTTCAGGCTCTACAGGGATACACATTTACATTCCATTGGCTGCTAAGTATACCTATGATCAGTCGCAAATGTTTGCTAAGATCATTGTATCGCTGGTGCATCAGCAGGTCCCGGAATTTACCAGCATGGAAAGGATGATCGCTAACCGTAAAGGAAAAATGTATCTTGATTTTCTGCAAAACAGGCCCGGTGCTACCATTGCCGGACCTTATTCCTTAAGGCCTAAGCCCGGAGCAACGGTTTCCATGCCCTTGGATTGGGAGGAGGTAAAGCCTGGAATGACGATGAAGGATTTTACGATATTCAATGCCCTTGACCGGTTGAAAGAAACAGGCGATCTGTTTAAAGGTATTTTGGGTAATGGCATTGACCTGGCTAAAGCTATCAATAAGGCTAAGGAGGTCTTCGGATAG